In Paenarthrobacter sp. GOM3, a single window of DNA contains:
- a CDS encoding RNA polymerase sigma factor, producing the protein MSSQTEQGDRVESARHKHFLAAHAACHDQVYRYFRRRTEGVPAAEDLCAEVFRIAWEKSMDHELSVLMVFGIARNVLRNHYRSNLRSLHLTQQLEQRIPLRAPEDGPLAEALERLKPEEREVLLLTYWDGFSSAEVAGLLGVTGTAVRMRLHRARKSLSQLLRTDPAIEDVQ; encoded by the coding sequence ATGAGCTCGCAAACAGAGCAGGGGGATCGGGTGGAGTCGGCCAGGCACAAGCATTTCCTGGCAGCACACGCGGCTTGCCATGACCAGGTTTATCGGTACTTCCGTCGTCGAACGGAGGGGGTGCCGGCGGCCGAGGACCTTTGCGCAGAGGTTTTTCGGATCGCGTGGGAGAAGTCCATGGACCATGAACTATCCGTGCTGATGGTGTTCGGCATAGCCCGGAACGTCCTCCGCAACCACTACCGTTCGAACCTGCGCTCCCTCCACCTCACCCAACAGCTGGAGCAGCGGATACCCCTGCGGGCTCCCGAAGACGGTCCGCTTGCGGAGGCGTTGGAACGGCTAAAGCCGGAGGAACGGGAGGTGCTCCTCCTGACCTATTGGGACGGATTCAGCTCAGCCGAGGTTGCCGGGCTCCTTGGTGTCACCGGCACAGCCGTCCGGATGCGTCTGCATAGGGCGCGGAAGTCACTAAGCCAACTACTTCGGACGGATCCAGCCATAGAGGATGTGCAGTGA
- the ppk2 gene encoding polyphosphate kinase 2: protein MTGANPLAASLDNWWVRDNLRETIDHLVEMGYTISGGQGEDPDLIDPGGSAVETWHEGYPYKERMTRDEYEIEKYRLQIELLKFQYWGQDLGLKHVIVFEGRDAAGKGGTIKRFTEHLDPRSARTVALAKPSDREQGQWYFQRYVQHLPTAGEIVMFDRSWYNRANVERVMGFCNEDEYNTFMGQAPVFEKMLVDAGIHVTKFWFSVTRQEQRTRFAIRQIDPVRRWKLSPMDLASLDRWEDYTDAKEKTFLHTDSDHAPWITVKSNDKKRARINAMRFFLNQFDYADKDTSVVYDADPLILRRGRDAVGD from the coding sequence ATGACGGGGGCAAACCCACTCGCTGCATCGTTGGACAATTGGTGGGTCAGGGACAACCTGCGCGAAACCATCGATCACCTGGTGGAAATGGGCTACACCATCAGCGGCGGCCAAGGTGAAGACCCGGACCTCATCGATCCAGGCGGATCCGCGGTGGAAACCTGGCACGAGGGTTACCCGTACAAAGAGCGGATGACCCGTGACGAGTACGAGATCGAGAAGTACCGTCTCCAGATTGAGCTGCTGAAGTTCCAGTACTGGGGCCAGGACCTTGGGTTGAAGCACGTGATCGTCTTCGAGGGACGGGACGCCGCCGGCAAGGGTGGAACCATCAAGCGCTTCACCGAGCACCTCGACCCTCGCTCGGCCAGGACCGTCGCGCTCGCCAAGCCATCCGACCGGGAGCAGGGCCAATGGTACTTCCAGCGTTACGTCCAACACCTGCCCACCGCCGGGGAGATCGTGATGTTCGACAGGTCCTGGTACAACCGTGCCAACGTTGAGCGCGTCATGGGCTTCTGCAACGAGGATGAGTACAACACCTTCATGGGCCAGGCACCCGTCTTCGAAAAGATGCTGGTGGACGCAGGCATCCATGTGACCAAGTTCTGGTTCTCTGTCACCCGCCAGGAGCAGCGGACGCGATTCGCGATTCGCCAGATCGACCCCGTGCGGCGCTGGAAACTCTCACCCATGGACCTCGCGTCACTGGACCGCTGGGAAGACTACACAGACGCCAAGGAAAAGACGTTCCTGCACACCGATTCGGACCATGCGCCCTGGATCACCGTCAAATCCAACGACAAGAAGCGCGCCCGCATCAACGCCATGCGCTTCTTCCTCAACCAGTTCGACTACGCGGACAAGGACACCTCGGTCGTTTACGACGCCGATCCGCTCATCCTCCGCCGAGGCCGCGACGCAGTAGGCGACTAA